Genomic segment of Primulina tabacum isolate GXHZ01 chromosome 11, ASM2559414v2, whole genome shotgun sequence:
GAGTTCAAATGAATTGGAGGATTCATCTGAATCTGCATTGCAGCTGCTTTTtgattttccaagtaataatGACATGAGCTTCTTGGGACATCATGATTTCTGTAGCTTATGGTAGTGATTTTATACACaaaaagctgaagtttgcatctTTCTCCACTTCAAGCTTTTGGCTGAATTTCGCTTCTCGCTTCAGTGCTACCGAAATTCAGTTCGTTTGTTTTTCATCACCTTCAGCTTTTGGAAATATGGAAGATCCTAAATTCCTAATGTTTCTGGTTATCACCATCTCAGGAAGAATATATTGCAAAAACTCGTTGGGGCTTTCTACAAACCAATTTGCCTAGATGTTTCCAGTCAGACCCGAGTGCGTGCGGAAAAAAAACGCAAAACATAACACCCCTCTCACCTATCTCTTTTTATGCAATCTTGCATATAATTGAAGAAGACTTTGTTGTACTGGATAACACAAGTATTGGCTTCAGATTGTAACCTCCCAATGGGGAACTTGGCTAGTTCTGTTAAATGCCATTTTCTTACTCTACTAGAGAATTAATTTCACCATTATGGGCTTTCATGCATCCtccttttatttaaaattcatttagaTCTGTAAATATCTCATGTTTGCTATTGAAGAAGGCGGATTTGAACGTTAGATTGTCATGATTCACTAATCAATTTTATAATGTAAATTTGGGACATGGATCCTCCATGCTATAACCATTGGATTAAGTGGACCAATAAACTTGGGACATAGATTCTCTGGAGTGCGCAGCATTTATTGGGACATGGATCCTCTATAGCGCGCAGCATGGTGTTGTGCACGGTATAACCATTGGATCAACTGGACCTCCCATAAAGTTGGCCACTAGAGTTCGAACGAAAAGGCTTCTGCATTGGGCGAGACAAATGCTTTAATTCTGCTTAACGGTCGACAATGTCACATGGAATTCAACATGCTCTGAGCAATGATTTGTAGTTGCATGTTATGAACACCGAAGCTGTTTTCATAACCGAAAAGTACTCGAACTATACATAAACAGACgaggaaaaataaaaagatcaaCACCCGTGATTTCTTAAACACAGAAAAAAACCATATCAAAGCAACAAAATTTACAAGGGAATCTTGAAACTTGAGGGTCGTTCTTTGCTAAACTTAAGATACTTCACCTTAAAAGCATCCAAAAGATTTCTTAGGAATCTGCTTGGTTGCACGGTATGTATTAGCCGCCTCAACTGTATTGAATATCTCATCTTTACGTGCAGCTTCAACCATGGCTCTCTTCTCTTCTGCCTGCTTGTGGATTAGTGCCACCTTGTTTTTCACACTTACTGCATAATATGCCTTCTTCTTCTCTAGTTTTTCCTGCAGAGATAACAAGTCTAGCTCAACATTTCATATCTATTAACTTTCAAACTTTGTTAGGGATTTCATGGAAACTGAAGTGGTGATCATGAATAGCTTAATTGGACATGAGAATTTGAAGATGTAAATGAGCAATCGAACTTGAGTGTTTTTACCTCAAGTTTTCGTAGTTGGGCGTCAAGAGATGCCTTCTTGGTGTTTTCCCATGAAGCTATATCTGCGACCTTCTTTTGAGCCCTGTCCCATCATGTAAATTGTGATAACAATCAACCAGCAGGTTCTTAAACCATAAAATGGAAATTTCCAAGAAACAAGGAGAAATTTTCTTGATTGCAGACAAATTTACAAGTAAAATCTATGAATAAACCAACAATGAAGTCAGATTCCGATGGCGCCTTTCATTTTCACCGATGCTTGTTCCTCTTTATCTGAAGCAAGTTCACAATCTCAAACAGTTCCAAGTTCATACGAAAAATGTTCATAACTCTTTAAGAATCAAGAATTCGCCCCCATCGTAATCGATTATTCCCCACATTTCATAGTTGCAACATGATTTCTTATAATCGTCTACAAGACTTTAGAAGGGATCACTAGGGAGAATTCAGAGCCTTACTTGTTCTCCACTTTGCTTTTTTCATTTTCCTCCCACGCCTTGATGTACGAGGACTTCTTGTCACCTTCAAGTTTCGCAAGAGCAATAtctgtaaaatattttagacaCGAGTCATTACCATTTGCATCCACACAAACTTTACTTGCTCCTTCAATAATTTATCCTCCCTCCAATCAAACTTTGAATAAATCGAATCATATACGGTAAAACACCTCTATCAAGGGATCCTTTTGAGCTTTTCTTTGCAACAGGTTCTGGAACATCTGCAGGAAAATTTGGACACAATGTATCACATTAAGTCTAAACACAATCCTTAAACTTCAGGTGTAACTTTTCAAATGATTTGGGTCAGACTCTAATAAACCAAATCCAACTTCACCAAATTTGCCAAATCAacctttttttttgttttcccaGCTTAGATGAAATGTGATACGTAACAGAACAAGATTCTTAACAAGAAACGGTCCATTAACCATATCCAACATAATGTAACTCAATCTGCCATCTTACAAGATCTTCTGCGCACATCCTAGGAGCATAGCAAGTGAATTAATTTGTCGAGACGACTGATGCTACAGAATCGTACTCCATAAATATCTAAACAAAAAAACAGGGTTTTATTCAATCAACGTTACTTGTAACAGGTTTAGCGGCCTCGGCTGGAGGTGGCGCGACTACAGGCTTATCTTCAACAACGTGGCACGGCTTCTCAACCACCGACGCAAGCGGTGGCTCAGCCGCTTCAGGATTCTTCGTAACAACTTCTGCGGTAGGTGGTGGCACGAAGGCAGGCTTATCTTGAATAGCTTGGTTCGGCTTCTCAACGACCGGCCCAGCCAATGGCTCCGCCGCTTCAGGATTCTTCGTGACAACTCCCTCAGCCACTGCGGTCGTCATTCTTatgtataaataataataataacagtaATATAGAGAACGGAGGTGGGTGAGACCT
This window contains:
- the LOC142518536 gene encoding remorin-like; this encodes MTTAVAEGVVTKNPEAAEPLAGPVVEKPNQAIQDKPAFVPPPTAEVVTKNPEAAEPPLASVVEKPCHVVEDKPVVAPPPAEAAKPVTNVPEPVAKKSSKGSLDRDIALAKLEGDKKSSYIKAWEENEKSKVENKAQKKVADIASWENTKKASLDAQLRKLEEKLEKKKAYYAVSVKNKVALIHKQAEEKRAMVEAARKDEIFNTVEAANTYRATKQIPKKSFGCF